In Zea mays cultivar B73 chromosome 7, Zm-B73-REFERENCE-NAM-5.0, whole genome shotgun sequence, the following proteins share a genomic window:
- the LOC100277810 gene encoding uncharacterized protein LOC100277810: protein MMGWLRLHSLFSPLRRMWVRAHSERRNRRGMRILYKDVQSCQDEDVRVLWSILIDSHRHHHHHPAVLDLEL, encoded by the exons ATGATGGGGTGGCTGCGGCTCCACTCCCTCTTCTCCCCTCTCCGGAGGATGTGGGTGAGGGCGCATTCCGAGCGCCGGAACC GGAGGGGGATGCGCATCCTGTACAAGGACGTGCAGTCCTGCCAGGACGAGGACGTGCGCGTGCTCTGGTCCATCCTCATCgactcccaccgccaccaccaccaccacccggcCGTCCTCGACCTCGAGCTCTGA